Proteins encoded by one window of Deltaproteobacteria bacterium:
- the radC gene encoding DNA repair protein RadC → MSEGRNPNAGHRRRLRERFKKGGLRALHDYEVLELLLTYAIPRRDVKPLAKELIRRFKGFRGVLDAPIDELAAVRGMGENAALLATLVKECCALYLYDKVMGSTCVGTPKDLVDYLSVRLAGERNEKFLAVYLNTKNEIIEVETLHEGTLNETAVYPRTVVERAFKHNARSVIFVHNHPSGDPAPSRNDKLLTRSLERAAEGVGLAVLDHIIIGRNSFRSGKSEGWVGRRADPERRIAGVGEEE, encoded by the coding sequence ATGAGCGAGGGCAGGAACCCCAACGCCGGACACAGGCGCAGGCTGCGCGAGCGCTTCAAAAAGGGCGGCCTGAGGGCCTTGCACGACTACGAGGTCCTCGAGCTGCTCCTCACCTACGCCATACCGCGCCGCGACGTAAAGCCGCTGGCAAAGGAGCTCATCCGCCGCTTCAAGGGCTTCCGCGGCGTGCTCGACGCCCCCATTGACGAGCTCGCCGCGGTCAGGGGCATGGGCGAGAACGCCGCGCTCCTTGCAACCCTCGTAAAGGAGTGCTGCGCCCTCTACCTCTACGACAAGGTCATGGGCTCCACCTGCGTCGGCACCCCCAAGGACCTCGTCGACTACCTCTCGGTGCGCCTTGCAGGCGAGCGCAACGAGAAGTTCCTGGCCGTATACCTGAACACGAAGAACGAGATCATCGAGGTCGAGACCCTCCACGAAGGCACGCTCAACGAGACGGCCGTCTACCCCCGCACCGTGGTGGAGCGGGCCTTCAAGCACAACGCCCGATCCGTAATATTCGTCCACAACCACCCCAGCGGCGACCCCGCCCCCTCACGCAACGACAAGCTCCTCACCCGCTCGCTCGAACGGGCCGCCGAGGGCGTGGGGCTCGCGGTCCTCGACCACATCATAATCGGCAGAAACTCCTTCAGGAGCGGAAAGAGCGAGGGCTGGGTCGGCCGCCGGGCCGACCCGGAGAGGAGGATAGCGGGCGTGGGCGAGGAGGAGTAG
- a CDS encoding slipin family protein — protein MTVGVGPGILFLVVAVVMLLWAAIKILPEYERGVVFFLGRYQTVKGPGLVIIIPGLQRMVRVSLRTITMDVPPQEVITKDNVSVRVNAVVYFRVIVPEKAIIMVENYLYATSQLAQTTLRSVCGQAELDELLAEREKLNKKLQEILDRQTDPWGVKVTVVEIKAIDLPEEMKRAMAKQAEAEREKRAKIIHADGEFSASQRIFEAANVLSRNPVSLQLRYLQTLTEIAAEQNSTTIFPVPMDLIRPFLEFKAATDGGGGGEAREKTPPERTA, from the coding sequence ATGACTGTCGGCGTCGGTCCCGGAATCCTGTTTCTCGTCGTAGCCGTCGTCATGCTTCTCTGGGCGGCCATAAAGATACTGCCCGAGTACGAACGGGGGGTCGTCTTCTTCCTCGGCCGCTACCAGACCGTAAAGGGCCCGGGGCTGGTGATCATCATCCCCGGCCTCCAGCGCATGGTGCGGGTGAGCCTGAGGACCATCACCATGGACGTGCCGCCCCAGGAGGTCATCACCAAGGACAACGTATCGGTGCGCGTCAACGCCGTAGTCTATTTCCGCGTCATAGTGCCGGAGAAGGCGATCATCATGGTGGAGAACTACCTCTACGCCACGAGCCAGCTCGCCCAGACCACCCTTCGCAGCGTCTGCGGCCAGGCCGAGCTCGACGAGCTCCTCGCCGAGCGCGAAAAGCTCAACAAGAAGCTCCAGGAGATACTGGACCGCCAGACCGACCCCTGGGGCGTCAAGGTGACGGTCGTGGAGATAAAGGCCATAGACCTGCCCGAGGAGATGAAGCGCGCCATGGCCAAGCAGGCCGAGGCCGAGCGCGAGAAGAGGGCCAAGATCATACACGCCGACGGCGAGTTCAGCGCATCGCAACGCATATTCGAGGCCGCCAACGTGCTGAGCCGCAACCCCGTCTCCCTTCAGCTTCGCTACCTCCAGACCCTCACCGAGATAGCGGCCGAGCAGAACTCGACCACCATATTCCCGGTGCCCATGGACCTCATACGGCCCTTCCTCGAGTTCAAGGCCGCAACGGACGGCGGCGGGGGCGGGGAAGCAAGGGAAAAGACGCCGCCGGAACGCACCGCCTGA